The following are encoded in a window of Rosa chinensis cultivar Old Blush chromosome 4, RchiOBHm-V2, whole genome shotgun sequence genomic DNA:
- the LOC112201171 gene encoding calcium-dependent protein kinase 24 — MGSCVCTPAKAGLLHKKHRDQVIKPIPQCVHDSPQKSSNHRGGFSAPISVLDKTDGENILDKYKLGKELGRGEFGITHRCVDRQTGETFACKVISKSKLKTEIDIEDVRREAEIMRLLPKHPNIVTFKEAYEDKDAVYLVMELCEGGELFDRIVTKGLYTERAAAHVTKTILEVCKVCHEHGVIHRDLKPENFLFADSSENAQLKAIDFGLSVNYEPGQRFYEIVGSPYYMAPEVLRRNYGPEVDVWSAGVILYILLCGVPPFWAETEEGIAQAIIRGNIDFQKDTWKKVSEEAKLLVRSMLDPNPYNRLTVEEVLDHPWIRNANQVPNVPLAENVRLRIKQFTLMNKFKKKVLRVVADNLPDEQIEGIRQIFDMMDTDNNGDLTFEELRDGLLKIGHQVTDPDVQMLIDAADVDGSGTLNCEEFVIVSVHLKKISSDELLAQAFSYFDKNNSNYIEFDELREALLDDKLGPTNEQVIQDIIFDVDLDKDGRIGYEEFKAMMKTGMDWKMASRQYSRAMLNVLSRKLLKDKSIRVN; from the exons ATGGGAAGTTGCGTTTGTACACCTGCCAAAGCAGGTTTACTACACAAAAAACACAGAGATCAGGTGATCAAGCCTATACCCCAATGCGTTCATGACTCGCCTCAAAAGTCGTCGAACCACCGCGGGGGCTTCTCGGCCCCCATCTCGGTGCTGGACAAGACGGATGGAGAAAACATCCTTGACAAGTACAAGTTGGGCAAGGAGTTGGGGCGAGGGGAGTTTGGAATCACCCACCGATGCGTGGACCGGCAGACCGGCGAGACCTTCGCGTGCAAGGTGATATCAAAGAGCAAGTTGAAGACAGAGATTGACATTGAAGACGTGAGGAGGGAGGCCGAGATCATGAGGCTTTTGCCCAAGCACCCCAACATCGTCACCTTCAAGGAGGCTTATGAGGACAAGGATGCAGTTTATCTTGTCATGGAGCTCTGTGAGGGAGGCGAGCTTTTCGATAGGATCGTCACAAAAGGCCTCTACACGGAGCGCGCCGCCGCCCACGTTACCAAGACAATTCTCGAGGTTTGCAAG GTATGCCACGAGCATGGAGTGATTCATCGAGACCTGAAACCCGAGAATTTCCTTTTTGCAGATAGTAGTGAAAATGCACAGTTAAAGGCAATTGATTTTGGTCTATCAGTAAATTATGAACCAG GTCAGAGATTCTACGAAATTGTTGGAAGTCCATATTACATGGCTCCAGAGGTATTACGACGTAATTATGGGCCTGAAGTTGATGTTTGGAGCGCAGGAGTTATCCTCTATATCCTACTTTGTGGAGTTCCTCCATTTTGGGCAG AAACTGAAGAAGGGATTGCACAGGCTATTATTCGGGGTAACATTGATTTTCAGAAGGATACGTGGAAAAAGGTTTCTGAGGAAGCAAAATTACTAGTGAGGAGTATGCTTGACCCAAATCCTTACAACAGACTCACAGTTGAAGAAGTCCTTG ATCATCCCTGGATACGAAATGCAAATCAAGTTCCGAATGTTCCTCTGGCAGAAAATGTCAGATTAAGGATCAAGCAGTTCACATTGATGAATAAATTTAAGAAGAAAGTTCTCAGA GTGGTGGCAGACAACCTGCCAGATGAACAAATAGAAGGAATCAGACAGATATTTGATATGATGGACACCGATAACAATGGAGACTTGACATTTGAAGAGCTTAGGGATGGTCTTCTCAAGATTGGACACCAAGTCACTGATCCTGATGTGCAAATGTTAATTGATGCC GCGGATGTCGATGGAAGTGGCACACTGAACTGTGAGGAGTTCGTTATTGTGTCTGTTCACTTGAAAAAAATAAGCAGCGACGAACTTCTCGCTCAAGCTTTTAGCTATTTTGACAAGAACAACAGCAACTATATTGAATTTGATGAGTTAAGAGAAGCATTGCTGGATGATAAACTTGGTCCTACTAATGAGCAGGTTATCCAAGACATCATATTCGATGTGGACTTGGACAAG GATGGGCGAATCGGTTATGAGGAGTTTAAAGCAATGATGAAAACCGGTATGGACTGGAAAATGGCTTCTCGTCAATATTCAAGAGCAATGCTAAATGTACTTAGCCGAAAGTTGTTAAAAGACAAGTCGATCCGAGTGAACTAA
- the LOC112197734 gene encoding probable E3 ubiquitin-protein ligase ARI7: MDSDAILSSSEDMHDANDVESDEEGFYSDENEVASDYNTDDDDVDDYVIEEDEDGINMIQARRPENNYIVLKELDIKERQEDDITSVSSVLSISRAASTILLRYYNWNVSEVHEAWFADEEKVRKTVGLLPGTVVQFAKPRELMCGICFEAFPRSRLKSADCGHPFCFECWEGYIRTSINDGPGCLMLRCPDPSCGAAVGQDMINIFACDDDRCKYSKYLLRSFVEDNKKTKWCPAPGCEHAVNYVGDNENYDVSCLCSYDFCWNCTEETHRPVDCNTVRLWILKNSAESENMNWILANSKPCPKCKRPIEKNQGCMHMTCSPACKFEFCWLCLGAWSDHGERTGGFYACNRYEAAKQEGVYDEAERRREMAKNSLERYTHYYERWASNQLSRQKALVDLHQMQTVNMEKLSEIQCQPESQLKFLSDAWQQIVECRRVLKWTYAYGYYLTEHENAKKQFFEYLQGEAESGLERLHQCAEKELLPFLNADGPSREFIEFHTKLAGLTAVTKSYFENLVRALENHLSDVGCHQAGSLATSSKNGTSKGKGGRGKETSRAGGSSRN; encoded by the exons ATGGATTCCGACGCCATATTATCGTCCTCGGAAGATATGCACGACGCCAACGACGTTGAATCCGACGAGGAGGGCTTCTACAGCGACGAGAACGAAGTCGCCTCCGACTACAATACCGACGACGACGACGTCGATGATTACGTCATCGAGGAAGATGAAGACGGAATCAACATGATCCAGGCTCGTCGCCCTGAG AATAATTACATCGTCTTGAAGGAGTTAGATATAAAGGAACGCCAGGAAGATGATATTACAAGTGTATCTTCTGTGCTGTCCATATCAAGAGCTGCTTCAACCATTTTGCTCCGCTACTATAATTG GAATGTTAGTGAAGTGCATGAAGCATGGTTTGCAGATGAAGAGAAAGTCCGGAAAACTGTAGGCTTGTTACCTGGGACAGTTGTTCAGTTTGCGAAGCCAAGAGAA CTGATGTGTGGGATCTGTTTTGAAGCCTTTCCACGTAGTAGGCTAAAATCAGCAGATTGTGGTCATCCTTTCTGTTTTGAATGTTGGGAAG GCTACATTAGAACATCCATCAACGATGGTCCTGGATGTTTGATGCTGAGATGTCCTGATCCATCTTGTGGTGCCGCTGTTGGTCAAGATATGATTAATATATTTGCCTGTGATGATGATAGGTGCAAGTACTCTAAGTACCTGCTTAGGTCTTTTGTTGAAGACAACAAGAAG ACCAAGTGGTGTCCAGCTCCGGGTTGTGAGCATGCAGTTAATTATGTTGGAGATAATGAAAATTATGATGTTTCTTGCCTCTGTTCATACGACTTCTGCTGGAAT TGTACGGAGGAAACCCATCGTCCTGTGGACTGTAACACTGTAAGGTTATGGATCTTGAAGAACAGTGCTGAGTCTGAAAACATGAACTG GATATTAGCCAATTCCAAGCCATGTCCAAAGTGCAAGCGACCGATTGAAAAAAACCAAGGGTGTATGCACATGACATGCTCACCAGCTTGTAAATTTGAATTTTGCTG GCTATGCCTTGGTGCATGGTCAGACCATGGTGAGAGGACCGGCGgtttctatgcttgtaatcgcTATGAGGCAGCTAAGCAAGAGGGAGTT TATGATGAGgctgagagaagaagagaaatggCAAAGAATTCTTTGGAGAGATACACTCATTATTATGAACGTTGGGCAAGCAATCAATTG TCAAGGCAGAAAGCTCTTGTTGATTTACATCAAATGCAAACTGTCAAT ATGGAGAAGCTGAGTGAGATACAATGTCAACCTGAGTCTCAGCTCAAGTTCTTGTCTGATGCCTGGCAACAG ATTGTTGAATGTAGGAGAGTGCTGAAATGGACTTATGCATATGGATACTACCTAACTGAGCATGAGAATGCTAAGAAACAGTTTTTTGAGTACTTGCAAG GTGAGGCAGAGTCTGGGCTGGAAAGGCTTCATCAATGTGCAGAGAAGGAGCTACTACCATTCCTCAATGCCGATGGCCCATCACGAGAATTCATTGAATTCCATACGAAACTAGCAGGGCTGACTGC GGTGACTAAATCCTACTTTGAGAATCTGGTGAGGGCATTGGAGAATCACCTATCAGATGTGGGGTGTCACCAAGCTGGCAGTCTGGCAACAAGCTCAAAAAATGGAACCAGCAAAGGAAAAGGTGGCAGAGGAAAGGAAACTAGTCGAGCGGGTGGCTCCAGCAGAAATTAA
- the LOC112199074 gene encoding uncharacterized protein LOC112199074 gives MKFNGSDIMKTSNIDQREDEYCVRLRSIGAYQNEPSTKKHDPMCKSSNKEKSVAAVLSHSSEKEHHIDNQLGKERSFSDKESMWLSSDCSSPSAFFREYRWSGSFHLSLDEHKNVHTDLMDEKVASRLLSSAMNDAKPRESLCDDSTSCGNSSAPLSSTPSSSQILDLERIGYQVSLLNLDGDDYKWIPDTEVESYCLQYAFHSPSYKTRSDHEAEFTNSCISTATEAQNEKPGYCFPSDQASKAVEVEELNTNEPLFWPFAQKIDWSAEATWNCFSMSPRKSIATIGTPLDSIILRRYRGSMDLKQERRRKLVFSLGSTTSKIPDMKQSYTKGIKDIREICNAPSRLSRVTKRTEKDNILEHQNKEVTIKKPVVMAEDIMEEDFESKQHGIEMFLGLDEFDGHEGIDLTFNKDDFSLNISFC, from the coding sequence ATGAAATTCAATGGAAGTGATATTATGAAGACAAGTAATATTGATCAGAGAGAAGATGAGTATTGTGTCAGACTAAGATCAATTGGTGCTTATCAAAATGAACCTAGTACCAAAAAACATGATCCTATGTGCAAAAGCAGCAACAAGGAAAAGTCTGTTGCTGCCGTACTTTCCCATTCATCGGAGAAGGAACACCATATTGATAATCAGTTGGGTAAAGAGAGAAGTTTTAGTGATAAAGAGTCGATGTGGTTGTCTTCAGATTGTTCATCACCTTCTGCATTTTTCAGGGAGTATAGATGGTCTGGTTCCTTTCATCTCTCACTTGATGAACACAAGAATGTACACACAGATTTGATGGATGAAAAAGTAGCGAGTCGACTACTTAGTTCAGCTATGAATGATGCAAAACCAAGAGAGTCGTTGTGTGATGACTCAACAAGTTGTGGAAACTCTTCAGCTCCTCTTAGCAGCACACCTAGTTCCTCTCAGATTTTAGATTTGGAGAGAATAGGTTATCAAGTATCTTTGTTGAATCTTGATGGGGATGATTACAAATGGATTCCAGATACAGAAGTTGAGTCATATTGTCTTCAATATGCTTTTCACTCTCCATCATACAAGACTAGGTCGGATCACGAGGCTGAGTTCACTAATTCTTGTATTTCTACAGCGACTGAAGCACAAAATGAAAAACCAGGATATTGTTTTCCATCAGATCAAGCTTCAAAAGCTGTAGAGGTTGAAGAGTTGAACACAAATGAACCTCTTTTTTGGCCATTTGCTCAAAAAATTGATTGGAGTGCCGAAGCAACTTGGAACTGTTTTTCCATGTCACCGCGGAAGAGCATAGCAACTATTGGAACTCCACTTGATTCAATTATATTAAGGCGTTATAGGGGCAGCATGGATCTCAAACAAGAGCGTAGGAGAAAACTAGTGTTTAGCTTAGGATCAACAACATCAAAGATACCAGATATGAAGCAAAGCTACACCAAGGGTATCAAGGATATCCGAGAGATCTGTAATGCCCCTTCGAGGTTGAGCAGGGTAACCAAAAGGACTGAAAAAGACAATATTTTAGAACATCAAAATAAAGAAGTAACTATAAAAAAACCAGTTGTTATGGCTGAAGATATCATGGAAGAAGATTTTGAATCAAAACAACATGGGATTGAGATGTTCTTGGGCCTTGATGAGTTTGATGGTCACGAGGGAATTGATTTAACATTTAACAAAGATGATTTCTCACTGAACATATCTTTCTGTTAG